Sequence from the Petrotoga mexicana DSM 14811 genome:
GAGAGTGCCCCAAATATTCCAACAATCGCAACTCTTCTACCATGCATAAACGGATCAGTCCTTTAGGGCATAAACATCAACGAACTTCCTGTTGTTTTTAGTTTTGAACTTAACAACGCCGTCTATTTTAGCAAATATCGTGAAGTCTCTTCCTATTCCAACGTTTTCCCCAGGATGAATCTTAGTGCCCCTTTGTCTAACAATTATAGTTCCAGCCTTAATTTTTTTGCCGTCAGAAGCCTTGACACCAAGATACTTGGGGTTGCTATCTTTTTTATTTACATCAGAGCTTTTTTTAGCAAAAAGTTGTAAATCTATTTTCATATTCTTATCTAACCTCCACTTTAAGATTTCTTGGGTAATCTTTAGATATAGCAACCAAACTTTTAAGCAAGTAATCTAATAACAATTGGGAGAGGTGAGTTTCTTGCTTGAGCGAAATCTTTAAATAGCCCTCTCTTTTCTCAATCTGACCTAAACTTTCATTTTTTAGAATTTCAGCAACAAATTGAGTTAAAACACTCACGGCACTACAAACTATATCGTTGCCAAAAGAAGAAAATTCGGCATGTCCGAAAATTTCTACACTGGGTCTTTCAGAATTGGTATAAACTGCGATAATCATCGGCGTTACCCTTCAATTTCTTTTATTTTTAGAGCGGTATATTCCTGTCTGTGACCTTTTTCTCTTCTATAATTTTTTCTTCCTTCAAATTTGATTATTTTTACCTTTCTATCTTTCCCATGCTCTACAACCTCGGTAATTACCTTTGCTCCCTCAACATAAGGTTTCCCAGCTTTCTTTTCTTCATCTTTACTTAAATAAATAACTTTGTCTAATACTACCTGGTTACCTGGATCGACATCTTTTACTTTTTCAGTGTAAATCACTTGATCTTTTTCTACCTTGTATTGTTTACCATTAAAATAGACTATAGCGTACACTTTTGCACCTCCGATCTCTCAGAATTTTCTAAAATCCATTTGCCTATTTTACCATCTAAATAAACGGGTAGTATTAATTAATTGTTAATTTTAAAAAAATAAAACTAGACATTTTTCACTCTATGAACTTTTCTATTACTTTAGCTTGGTCAGGATATATATACTTTATTTGATTATAAATCTCCTTTAATTGTGCTTGCTTATCTTTATCGATAGTAATGCTGTTCAAGTAACTTTCCAAATCGTAACCGTTTTGAATGAAGGAAAATGGTTCTTTAAAGAAATCCGTCAGATTCTCTTTTTTCCATTGCTCGATTTCTTTTACCACATCAGGATAAAGATATTGAATTTCCCTCTGGGCAGCGTTTATCTTTTTTTCAAGCTCTTTATACGGATAATCGAACTTGACCGAATTTAAATATCCCACAACGTTCCCCCCGGTGGAAACGAAATCAATGGGACTTTCAAAAAATGAAATACTTTCTTGTATACTTTTTAAACTAAGATAAACATAAACCTCTTCGCTTTGGCCATAATAAAGTAAAGAGGTGGCAATCTCTTTTGCCCAGGGAACAGCCGTGTAAGAAGATAAAAGATCTTCCCCTTTAACCATAGTGGTTAAAACCTCGCTACCGGTGTATCCAACAAACCAAGCTGATAAATCAGAAGTTCCGGTTTTACCATGTAAATCTAAATCTAAAACATTTGCTCTTTGCCCTGTTCCTTCTAAAACGACTTTTCTCATTAAAGTATTCATTGTGGCATATGAATCATTGGATATACCATCGATTTTTCTTTCAACATTTGGATATCTTTTATATATTAAATTCCCTTTTTTATCGTAAACTTCTGAAATTATGTAAGTCGAAGGAATAATACCGTAATTTGGGAAAAGTGAATAAGCTTTTGTAAACTCATATGGACTTGTTTCCACAGTTCCCAGCGACAATGTTAAATCATTGGGATATTTACCTTGAACACCTACAACATTTGAAAGAAAATTCTTTATTGTTTCTATAGACCTTTGAGGAGATATATCTATATGAGAAGCGAGGTAGATCGATGGAATGTTTATGGAATCGACTAACGCTTCTTCTAAAGTGACCGTTCCTCTGTATGTCTTATCAAAATTTTCCGGGGCCCAATCACCAAATTTCATAGGTTGATCGGGAAGTACCGTATCTGTATCATAACCATTTTCCAAAGCTAAAAGATAATAAAATGGTTTAATAGCAGAACCAACTTGTTGTTGGGAATAGAAAACATCGTATTCTCCACCCCAAAAACTTAATATTTCACCAGTTTTGTTGTTGATCACAATGGCAGAGGTTGATGAATCTACAGTAACAGAATCGAATAAATTCTTATTAAAGGTGGTTTTTATAGTATACCCACCACCCTTTAATCCTATATCTTCTTCTTCTACTTTGATTCTATAAACTAAATTTAAATATCTTTCATCGTAGGTTTGAGGGTAAAAAACCATCTTATCAATTCTTTCCTTAACGCTGTCTTTTTCTTCTATTATAAAATTACTAGGAAGGGAATTTAAAACTATCATCCCCTGATTTTTAGCTCTTTCTGGGTACTTATAGGGGTTGTAAACTTCTGGTCCGTTTATTATCCCTATTAAAACTAGCATCTCTTCGTAACTTAAATTTTGTAACTCTTTTCCGTAATATCTCTCTGCCGCAGCCCCAAATCCTGAAATGTCATTCCCTAAATACACACTATTCATATAAGCTTCCAAAATTTCTTCTTTTGTATAAGACCTCTCCAGAAAAAAAGCAAGCATAATATCCATTATTTTCCTTTTAATAGTTCTTTCATTTGTGAGATAAACAGTTTTGGCAAGTTGTTGAGTTAGGGTACTCCCACCTTGGACTATAGAAAAGTTCTTTATATTTGTTAATGCAGCTCTCGTCAGCGCCTTAATATTGATCCCATTGTGTTCGTAAAACTCTCTATCTTCTGACCACAAAAGGAAATATATCAATTCTGAAGGCATTTCATCCAGCTTAACATATTTGTATTTTGTTGATAGTATCTGTTCTCCATTATCGAATAGATAAGTGTTGTACTTGGGATCTACAAGAAAAATAGAAGTTGAATCATTGTAATAGCCGTATACATAGAAAAATAAAGCAAAAAAAATTGCCATTCCCATAAAAAAACCTATAATGAAACTCTTTATAAAAAACACCTCCGCTTGTTTGCCGCAGTGTGCAAACAAAGATCTTTTAAAAAAAAGACTTTTGTTTTTGGGGAGTTTGAGGGGTTTACCCCTCAATGTCCGGGGTTACCCCTTAACGCCTGAGGATATCATACCATATTTAGATTTATATTTTTTAAAAATTTTAGTAATAAATAATATTATAGAAAATATTTTGCTTGTTTTTCTAAATGAAAAATGTTAAAATAATGGTGAAAGAATTTATAAGAATAACAAATTTTCCATAAAAGTAAAATAATAGTAATTAAATTGATAGAAAACAAAAATGCCTATGTAATCCTTAATAGTATAATTGTTTCTGTCTAAATTTAATTGACTTAAGGAAACGCGACAAAAATAATTTATTCAATGTTTGTGAGGAGGCTGAATATTATGTCAGGACATAATAAATGGGCAAATATTAAACACAGAAAAGGTGCACAAGATGCAAAAAGATCCCAAATGTTTACAAAACTCATTAGAGAGCTTACAATAGCTGCTAGAGAAGGTGGAGGAGATCCAGAAGCTAATCCACGTTTAAGAACCGCGGTAGAAAACGCTAAGGCAGCTAACATGCCTAAAGACAAGATCGAATCAGCTATAAAAAAAGGAACCGGTGAATTAGAGGGTGAAGAACTCACCGAAATAATGTACGAGGCATACGGTCCAGGAGGAGTTGCGCTCCTAATTTCGGTTGTAACCGATAACAAGAATAGAACCGCTCAAGAGGTTCGCCATGTTCTCTCGAAATGGGGTGGATCTTTAGCAGAATCAGGTTCTGTTTCGTGGAATTTTGAACGAAAAGGACTAATAACCATCCCCAAAGAAGAAGTTGAAGATATTGACGAGTTAATGTTAGTCGCGGTTGAAGCTGGCGCAGAAGATTTAGATGAAAACACCGATCCTTTAGAAATCATCACCGCCCCTGAAAATCTAACTCAAGTCAGAAATGCTCTAAAAGAAGCAGGATATACCGTTTCCGAAAAGTTAACCTTTTTACCCAAAACAACCGTTAAGCTTTCTGATGAAGACGCCGAAAAGTTATTAAAATTGTTGAATGCATTGGATGATATGGATGATGTTCAAGAAGTATTCGGAAATTATGAGATTGACGATGAAGTAATGGAAAGACTCGCTGCAAACATTTAAAAACCCATAAATGGGGACTTTCGTCCCCATTTTAAATTATTAGGGAACTATTTGGGAAAGGATAACTACAAATGAAAAGATTTCCCTTAATACTTATATTAATTACATCGATAATCTCCACCTTGAATTTCGCCTCTAGTCCCTCGAAGGTACTTTTTTTAAGTGATTTCACTCAAACTTTGAAAAACGAATTTATTTTTGATTTAAAGTTTGAAGATATTTACGAAACTAAGTTCAATTTTGACTTTGAATCTTTAGAAGACGAAGTTCGATTATCGAATGTAGATAATGTAATTAATTATTTCAAATTCGATCAAGCAGGCTTCGAATTTTCGTATAGAAATCCCGGAAATAGAAACGACCCATACTTTTTAACAGAAAGTTTTGATAGTTTCAGCATGGTATTGGACGATTATTTTGTACTAACATTCAACGATCTGAAAATTGGCGTTATCTTCAAAGAATCGCTTTTTAACATGTCCTTTTGGACTAAGGTCACAGACCTTTCTCAATCAAAAATTGCGTTGACTTTAGCAATTCCAAACAAATTAGGTATATCTCTAGGGTTTGAAGATCTTATGAAGTACTATTTTAGAGCTGGAGATTTACTTTTTTCTTTGGATAATAATGCTCTTGACTCTGTTTATATTTTGAATCAAGATTTTCTATTGGAGTACAATTCGAGCACCAAATCTCTTTTGATTGATTCGATTTACTTCGATAAAAATGAAGAAAATTTCTATTTTCGAATACCTGTTACGAGAAATTTATTTCTGACTTATTCCAATCTTGGAATAGGTGTTTCTTTCTATATAGAACTCTTAAGCGAAAATAGATAAATAAATTTGGAGGAAAAAGATGGCGGATTATTATTCTTCTCCTTATGATGACGAAGATTACAAATTGTTTTTGAAAAAGTTGGTAACCCATTTCAATCTAGATCTCTCTGGATACAAACAACACAGAGTAAGGCGTAGAACGGATATATTGCTCAAAAAGTATGGAATCAATTCTTATTCGGAATATCTAGAATTATTACAAAAAAATAAGGACAAATGGCAGGAGTTTTTAGATAAACTCACCATAAATGTTACGGAATTTTTTAGGAACCCAGAGAAATGGGAATATTTAAAACAAGAAATAATCCCCAAGCTCATTAAAAATCACAAACCGAGGCTAAAATTTTGGAGTGCAGGTTGTTCTACAGGAGAGGAACCTTACACACTTGCTATTATATTAAATGAATTAGGTATTTCCAGCAAATCAACAATAATCGCTTCAGATTTTGACGATGGAGCTTTACAGCAAGCCAAACGTGGCATATATAATGAAAAAAGTTTAATAAACTTAAACGATGAATACATAAAAAAGTATTTCAAAAAAACAGAAGAAGGTAAATACGAAATAAAAGATTTCATCAAAAATAATGTTACTTTCAATAAAATGAACCTCCTATTTGACGAGTTTGAAAAGAATTTTGATTTAATCATATGTAGGAATGTTGTCATATATTTTGACAACGACGCTAAAGAAAAGTTATACAAAAAATTCTACGATGCTTTAAATCCTGGAGGAGTGTTGTTTGTTGGTTCTACGGAAAGAATTTTCAATCATAAGGCCTTTGGCTTCACTTCTATTGCTCCCTTTTTTTACAAAAAAATTATTTAGTTGAAGGGGCAAATCCTTCTAATCTTCCTTATGTGGGGAGCGGGGCAAAGGGGCAAATCCTTCTAATCTTCCTTATGGGTGGGGAGCGGGGCAAAGGGGCGCTAATAAAGACTAAGTGCAGCTTACGAGAAAACGATGCTAACAATTAACTCACAAAAAGGCTCGGCTTTTAAAAGGGTCATAGGGCGGAGCCCTCCCCCACCCCTTCTGGGCTAGGGACCGTAGGTCCCTCTTTACAAAAGAAATAATAAAAAAGAACAAATTACATATTATACGAGGAGGAAACAAATGAAAAATATAAAAACAATGACAATGGAATGGACAGGTAACAGTCTAATTTTGATAGATCAGAGGTATTTACCTATAGAAGAAAAGTATGTAGAATGTCAGACTTATCTCGATGTTGCTAATTCAATAAAAGACATGGTAGTAAGAGGAGCTCCCGCTATAGGAGCGACCGCAGCATTTGGCTTTGTTTTAGGGGCAAAAGAGTTTTCCTATCTTTCTGACAAAAATCTATTTTTAAACAAATTGGAAGAAGTAAAAAACAGTTTATCTAAAACCCGCCCCACTGCTGTAAACTTATTTTGGGCGTTGAACAGGATGGATAAACTTTTAAAAGATAGCCTTCCCACAAAAGGAATAAATGACCTTGTCAACATATTAGAAGAAGAAGCACTGAAGATTGCCTACGAAGACATTGAAATAAATAAACAGATTGGTAAGAACGGAGAGTCTTTGTTAAACGACGGGGACACCGTTTTGACACATTGCAATGCAGGAGCATTAGCAACAGTTGATTATGGAACCGCTTTAGGGGTTATTAGAGCAGCTGTTGAAAATGGAAAAGATATACAGGTCTATGCAGATGAAACCAGACCATACCTTCAAGGAGCTAGATTAACCGTTTGGGAATTGGTTAAAAGCGGTATCAAAACTACACTAATTACAGATAACATGGCAGGTTGGGTAATGAAACAAGGAAAAATAAATGCTGTAATAGTAGGAGCCGATAGAATCGCACGTAATGGGGATGTTGCTAATAAAATTGGAACTTATTCTGTAGCTGTTCTTGCAAAAAAGCATGGTATTCCTTTTTATGTTGCAGCTCCACTTTCAACTATAGACATAGAAACAAAAAATGGGGAAGGTATTCCCATCGAAGAAAGGAATCATAATGAGGTCAGATTTTGCCATAAAACTCGTTTAGTGACAGACGATGTAAATGTATACAACCCTGCTTTTGATGTAACTCCAAATGAATTAGTTACAGCGATAATTACCGAAAAGAAAGTCCTAAGACCTCCATATGAGAAAAATATAGTGGAAGTGGTCACCCTTTGAAAATACTTGTAATTAGCGATCTACATATTCCTATAAAATCAGACTTGAAAAGCCTAGACAAATTAAACTTTGGGTTTTATGATCAAATATTTTTACTTGGAGACATCGTAGATATCGAAGTACTGAATTACTTAGAAAATCAAAAGCCCATACTTCATGCTGTGTATGGAAATA
This genomic interval carries:
- the rpmA gene encoding 50S ribosomal protein L27, with amino-acid sequence MKIDLQLFAKKSSDVNKKDSNPKYLGVKASDGKKIKAGTIIVRQRGTKIHPGENVGIGRDFTIFAKIDGVVKFKTKNNRKFVDVYALKD
- a CDS encoding ribosomal-processing cysteine protease Prp, coding for MIIAVYTNSERPSVEIFGHAEFSSFGNDIVCSAVSVLTQFVAEILKNESLGQIEKREGYLKISLKQETHLSQLLLDYLLKSLVAISKDYPRNLKVEVR
- the rplU gene encoding 50S ribosomal protein L21, giving the protein MYAIVYFNGKQYKVEKDQVIYTEKVKDVDPGNQVVLDKVIYLSKDEEKKAGKPYVEGAKVITEVVEHGKDRKVKIIKFEGRKNYRREKGHRQEYTALKIKEIEG
- a CDS encoding transglycosylase domain-containing protein — translated: MAIFFALFFYVYGYYNDSTSIFLVDPKYNTYLFDNGEQILSTKYKYVKLDEMPSELIYFLLWSEDREFYEHNGINIKALTRAALTNIKNFSIVQGGSTLTQQLAKTVYLTNERTIKRKIMDIMLAFFLERSYTKEEILEAYMNSVYLGNDISGFGAAAERYYGKELQNLSYEEMLVLIGIINGPEVYNPYKYPERAKNQGMIVLNSLPSNFIIEEKDSVKERIDKMVFYPQTYDERYLNLVYRIKVEEEDIGLKGGGYTIKTTFNKNLFDSVTVDSSTSAIVINNKTGEILSFWGGEYDVFYSQQQVGSAIKPFYYLLALENGYDTDTVLPDQPMKFGDWAPENFDKTYRGTVTLEEALVDSINIPSIYLASHIDISPQRSIETIKNFLSNVVGVQGKYPNDLTLSLGTVETSPYEFTKAYSLFPNYGIIPSTYIISEVYDKKGNLIYKRYPNVERKIDGISNDSYATMNTLMRKVVLEGTGQRANVLDLDLHGKTGTSDLSAWFVGYTGSEVLTTMVKGEDLLSSYTAVPWAKEIATSLLYYGQSEEVYVYLSLKSIQESISFFESPIDFVSTGGNVVGYLNSVKFDYPYKELEKKINAAQREIQYLYPDVVKEIEQWKKENLTDFFKEPFSFIQNGYDLESYLNSITIDKDKQAQLKEIYNQIKYIYPDQAKVIEKFIE
- a CDS encoding YebC/PmpR family DNA-binding transcriptional regulator; translation: MSGHNKWANIKHRKGAQDAKRSQMFTKLIRELTIAAREGGGDPEANPRLRTAVENAKAANMPKDKIESAIKKGTGELEGEELTEIMYEAYGPGGVALLISVVTDNKNRTAQEVRHVLSKWGGSLAESGSVSWNFERKGLITIPKEEVEDIDELMLVAVEAGAEDLDENTDPLEIITAPENLTQVRNALKEAGYTVSEKLTFLPKTTVKLSDEDAEKLLKLLNALDDMDDVQEVFGNYEIDDEVMERLAANI
- a CDS encoding CheR family methyltransferase translates to MADYYSSPYDDEDYKLFLKKLVTHFNLDLSGYKQHRVRRRTDILLKKYGINSYSEYLELLQKNKDKWQEFLDKLTINVTEFFRNPEKWEYLKQEIIPKLIKNHKPRLKFWSAGCSTGEEPYTLAIILNELGISSKSTIIASDFDDGALQQAKRGIYNEKSLINLNDEYIKKYFKKTEEGKYEIKDFIKNNVTFNKMNLLFDEFEKNFDLIICRNVVIYFDNDAKEKLYKKFYDALNPGGVLFVGSTERIFNHKAFGFTSIAPFFYKKII
- the mtnA gene encoding S-methyl-5-thioribose-1-phosphate isomerase, producing the protein MKNIKTMTMEWTGNSLILIDQRYLPIEEKYVECQTYLDVANSIKDMVVRGAPAIGATAAFGFVLGAKEFSYLSDKNLFLNKLEEVKNSLSKTRPTAVNLFWALNRMDKLLKDSLPTKGINDLVNILEEEALKIAYEDIEINKQIGKNGESLLNDGDTVLTHCNAGALATVDYGTALGVIRAAVENGKDIQVYADETRPYLQGARLTVWELVKSGIKTTLITDNMAGWVMKQGKINAVIVGADRIARNGDVANKIGTYSVAVLAKKHGIPFYVAAPLSTIDIETKNGEGIPIEERNHNEVRFCHKTRLVTDDVNVYNPAFDVTPNELVTAIITEKKVLRPPYEKNIVEVVTL